The proteins below come from a single Cannabis sativa cultivar Pink pepper isolate KNU-18-1 chromosome 3, ASM2916894v1, whole genome shotgun sequence genomic window:
- the LOC115704471 gene encoding uncharacterized protein LOC115704471, translated as MYDSLLSSPTPALPNAWSPPPLDWVKLNCDVKVGLESMCIAVVARDHLGRVIRVHTAREEFSDALCGEVAACCLAVSIALDSGYKFVIVENDSRVVIDAINGKGSRWALENYISFCTKSSPLFNSCNFSYVSRTCNFAAHNVARWAFSHQMYGSLPVSSIPETLFCNDREV; from the coding sequence ATGTATGATTCCTTGCTCTCCAGTCCCACTCCTGCTTTACCAAATGCCTGGTCCCCTCCTCCTCTGGACTGGGTTAAGCTCAATTGCGATGTGAAAGTGGGTTTGGAGAGTATGTGTATTGCTGTTGTGGCTAGAGATCATTTGGGCAGAGTGATTAGAGTTCATACAGCTCGGGAGGAGTTCTCGGATGCTCTGTGTGGTGAAGTCGCGGCTTGCTGCTTGGCTGTGTCAATTGCTTTGGATTCCGGCTACAAGTTTGTTATTGTGGAGAATGATTCGAGAGTGGTTATCGACGCCATCAATGGGAAGGGATCTCGTTGGGCTTTAGAGAACTATATCTCATTTTGTACTAAATCTTCTCCTTTATTTAATAGTTGTAATTTCTCTTATGTCAGTAGAACATGTAATTTTGCCGCTCATAATGTGGCTAGATGGGCCTTCTCCCATCAGATGTATGGGTCCCTACCGGTCTCTTCTATACCGGAAACTCTATTTTGTAACGACCGTGAGGTCTAA